One window of Elusimicrobiaceae bacterium genomic DNA carries:
- a CDS encoding NfeD family protein, translating into MAYHFYLSLGVLCFVGEMFTMDFSLACFGVGLFGAGLVSFLGLGFGWQVAIFVVLSLALFVGIRPIALKHLYQKSKHIKTNVDALIGRVACVTSQPDEDGIGRVQIDGDSWRAYFNQPASDSDQVRVEKLDGNTLFVVPIQKEEKK; encoded by the coding sequence ATGGCTTATCATTTTTACCTAAGTTTGGGGGTATTGTGTTTTGTGGGAGAAATGTTTACGATGGATTTTTCCCTTGCTTGTTTCGGTGTAGGGCTTTTTGGAGCAGGATTAGTCTCTTTCTTAGGTTTGGGATTTGGTTGGCAAGTGGCCATTTTTGTAGTTCTTTCTTTGGCCCTGTTCGTAGGGATTCGTCCTATTGCTTTAAAACATCTTTATCAAAAAAGCAAACACATTAAAACCAATGTGGACGCCTTAATCGGTCGTGTGGCTTGTGTCACCTCCCAACCGGACGAAGACGGTATCGGACGGGTACAAATAGATGGAGACTCTTGGAGAGCATACTTTAACCAGCCGGCCTCAGACTCAGATCAGGTGCGCGTAGAAAAACTAGACGGAAATACCCTTTTTGTAGTACCTATTCAAAAGGAGGAAAAGAAATAA
- a CDS encoding head-tail connector protein, with product MTYRTQETEFFRKQYDGMKAQSKTWKNTWKELSKFIAPTRGFFEGEAVNDGQKIDHRALIDSDPMLAVEVLCAGMMSGLTSPSRSWFELNLSDADLMKQDGVRHWLYEVRRRMEEVLSRSNLYNTLHSFYQEISIFGTAAFLLEEDADHIISCRSFTAGEYVLGADSHGKINAFGREFFMTAGQMLEQFGSNNLPASIALRAQEKSAEFFPVIHVIVPNPQADPSKIDFLHMPYASAYFTPQGHLLRRAGYQEFPVIAARWEVKNSSDIYGRGPGWKSLGDVKMLQKMQKAKLVALDKNINPPMMVSANVQGEVNLLPGGLTRYNGTTDAAVKPAYQVPIDLAALDSSIERVKQTIKGQFFADVFLMLSAQNFSKMTAREVAERHQEKMLVLGPVLERLKNELLDPLIERTFNIMYRRGVIPLPPQIVEGEDIKIQYVSMIAQAQKASGVSAIEQGINFVAQLAQGHPEVLDKIDFDRAVEEGLDLLGVPPVLLRSEEETQRIRTQRQTVAMAQIEQMQQK from the coding sequence ATGACTTACAGAACACAAGAAACGGAATTTTTCCGCAAACAGTATGACGGCATGAAAGCCCAATCTAAAACGTGGAAAAACACGTGGAAAGAGTTGTCTAAGTTTATTGCTCCCACACGTGGTTTTTTTGAGGGAGAAGCAGTAAATGACGGGCAGAAAATAGATCATCGCGCTTTAATTGATTCCGATCCGATGCTGGCGGTAGAGGTGCTTTGCGCCGGTATGATGTCTGGCCTTACCAGTCCCAGCCGCAGTTGGTTTGAATTAAACTTATCGGATGCCGATTTGATGAAACAAGACGGGGTGCGTCATTGGTTGTATGAAGTAAGACGCAGAATGGAAGAAGTGTTAAGCCGTTCTAATCTTTACAATACTTTGCACAGTTTTTATCAGGAGATTTCTATTTTCGGTACGGCTGCTTTTCTATTGGAGGAGGATGCTGACCATATTATCAGTTGTCGCAGTTTTACGGCCGGAGAATATGTGTTGGGAGCCGATAGTCATGGGAAAATTAATGCTTTTGGGCGAGAATTTTTTATGACAGCAGGACAAATGCTAGAACAGTTTGGCTCAAATAACTTACCTGCTTCTATCGCCTTGCGTGCCCAAGAAAAAAGTGCAGAATTTTTTCCTGTAATTCATGTAATTGTACCCAACCCTCAGGCCGATCCAAGCAAAATAGATTTTCTTCATATGCCATACGCATCTGCTTATTTTACACCGCAAGGACATCTGCTCAGACGAGCAGGATATCAAGAGTTTCCCGTTATTGCGGCCCGTTGGGAAGTAAAAAACAGTTCCGATATCTACGGACGCGGACCAGGTTGGAAAAGTTTGGGCGATGTAAAAATGCTCCAAAAAATGCAAAAAGCCAAATTGGTGGCTTTGGATAAAAATATTAATCCTCCGATGATGGTATCTGCCAATGTGCAGGGAGAGGTAAACCTTTTACCAGGTGGCTTGACCCGCTATAACGGCACTACAGATGCCGCCGTTAAACCGGCCTATCAGGTGCCTATAGATTTGGCCGCCCTAGACAGTAGTATTGAACGTGTAAAACAGACGATTAAAGGGCAATTTTTTGCCGATGTGTTCCTGATGTTAAGTGCACAAAATTTTTCAAAAATGACTGCTAGAGAAGTGGCCGAAAGACATCAGGAAAAAATGTTGGTATTGGGGCCGGTATTGGAAAGATTGAAAAATGAACTGTTGGACCCGTTAATTGAGCGCACCTTTAATATTATGTACCGTCGGGGGGTAATTCCTTTGCCTCCGCAAATTGTAGAGGGAGAAGATATTAAAATTCAGTACGTATCCATGATAGCACAGGCGCAAAAAGCAAGCGGAGTCAGTGCTATCGAACAGGGGATTAATTTTGTTGCACAGTTGGCGCAAGGGCATCCGGAAGTACTAGATAAGATTGATTTTGACAGAGCCGTAGAGGAAGGATTGGATTTGTTGGGAGTGCCGCCGGTGCTTCTTCGCAGCGAAGAAGAAACGCAACGCATTCGCACACAACGCCAAACGGTGGCGATGGCTCAGATTGAGCAAATGCAACAAAAGTAA
- a CDS encoding O-antigen ligase family protein has product MSAKRTSKNLKKIANQSAQRGAGWVPFRGQESPHTVCQTKQKTGRFVSFVDKALSWGVGFLCLLVSISFYTGTYDTAFVKITLFQTGGLVLSALWLSLLAVQKRWPFTRKNAVWFLPFLLYFGWNFLGYAFNPYKLVGFDEFFRYVLYFFLSIIILDRFNENSAKVLTKCIIWAAWISCLYGIVQVLDRWIVGVDIMPWRGFFGTRIFSTHANPNFFADFVVFSSCIVTAEYLRTKQKSLLALLAVASIDLFFSESKGAWIGCAASVTFFSALYTYGITGVKKHLRKAHIAAALLLLGAVILTGVYAAKRFQSVSFRAYTWASTFSMVQQSPIMGTGVGSFKAIYPAYRKPQIFYIEKAHNNETQHAENEFLEQWATAGTVGLVLFLGLLFFVIYVGSCGIKSMAQEARKSGHKLAAQTWWLLGYTSAFFGILVHSFFDISIRFVSTGLFFAVFAALIVRLVMPAQQESDRLPASSSGLWLGISRFVLVAGVCYVGYYVIYMFGQTAANIAAKGLGEWLLKCCAWTVLIGVVVAVGWLYIKVSWIARWVRVPVILLMSLLPVYVVFGFFLSDHYYGIAAAFSGKGLLDGALDFYNKAIVANPLVPSYRQYRAYILRQTMDLSKTFSPLKGDKKEPSNDYDRALKDLKYVEKHVPNHAMLHQAFGEFYYTYAVYFSKLSQTARLGFEQADYHQKAVENMEQAKKSFQHSLLLDPVNEATYVYLTSIALMEHQPAQAQAWIDAYRRGPKEVTEPAFLDSHKRSGKLDQLQMRLWQPPFNYFPDKK; this is encoded by the coding sequence ATGTCAGCCAAACGTACCTCCAAAAATCTTAAGAAAATTGCGAATCAATCCGCTCAAAGAGGGGCAGGTTGGGTGCCTTTCAGAGGCCAAGAATCTCCGCATACAGTTTGCCAAACCAAGCAAAAGACGGGCAGATTTGTGTCTTTTGTAGATAAGGCTTTGTCTTGGGGAGTGGGTTTTTTGTGTTTATTGGTATCTATTTCTTTTTATACGGGTACATATGATACCGCTTTTGTTAAGATTACCCTGTTTCAAACAGGAGGATTAGTGCTCAGCGCTCTATGGCTGAGTTTGCTGGCGGTACAAAAACGGTGGCCCTTTACGCGTAAAAATGCAGTATGGTTTTTGCCTTTCCTTTTGTATTTCGGTTGGAATTTTTTGGGCTATGCTTTTAACCCTTATAAACTCGTCGGGTTTGATGAATTTTTCCGATATGTGTTATATTTTTTCCTATCTATTATTATTTTAGATCGTTTTAATGAAAATTCCGCCAAAGTGTTAACGAAATGTATCATCTGGGCGGCATGGATATCCTGTCTGTATGGTATAGTGCAAGTGCTGGACCGCTGGATAGTGGGGGTGGATATTATGCCTTGGAGAGGGTTTTTCGGTACGCGGATTTTTTCTACCCATGCTAATCCTAACTTCTTTGCTGATTTTGTGGTTTTTTCTTCTTGTATCGTCACAGCAGAGTATCTTAGAACGAAACAAAAAAGCCTTTTAGCTCTTTTGGCCGTTGCCTCCATTGATTTGTTTTTCAGTGAAAGTAAAGGTGCCTGGATAGGGTGTGCCGCGTCTGTGACGTTTTTTTCCGCTCTTTACACCTATGGCATAACAGGGGTTAAAAAACATCTGCGCAAAGCGCATATAGCCGCTGCACTGCTTTTATTGGGTGCGGTGATTTTAACGGGTGTATATGCGGCAAAGCGTTTTCAATCTGTCAGTTTCCGCGCTTATACATGGGCGTCTACATTTTCTATGGTACAGCAAAGCCCTATCATGGGTACGGGAGTAGGCAGTTTTAAAGCGATTTATCCGGCCTATCGCAAACCGCAAATTTTTTATATTGAAAAAGCCCATAATAATGAAACGCAACATGCTGAAAATGAATTTTTAGAACAATGGGCCACTGCCGGTACAGTGGGGTTGGTGCTATTTTTAGGGCTTTTGTTTTTTGTGATTTATGTCGGTTCGTGTGGCATTAAAAGTATGGCACAAGAGGCACGCAAAAGCGGTCACAAACTTGCTGCTCAAACTTGGTGGTTGCTGGGATATACAAGTGCATTTTTTGGTATTTTGGTTCATAGTTTTTTTGATATCAGTATCCGGTTTGTATCTACGGGGCTTTTCTTTGCTGTTTTTGCCGCGCTTATTGTGCGCTTGGTGATGCCGGCGCAGCAAGAATCGGATCGTTTGCCTGCTTCATCAAGTGGGCTGTGGTTGGGGATTAGTCGGTTTGTGTTGGTGGCGGGGGTGTGTTATGTGGGGTATTATGTGATTTATATGTTTGGGCAAACCGCTGCCAATATAGCAGCCAAAGGACTAGGCGAATGGCTATTGAAATGTTGCGCTTGGACGGTGCTTATAGGGGTTGTTGTGGCTGTGGGTTGGCTTTATATCAAGGTTTCTTGGATAGCCCGTTGGGTACGGGTACCTGTGATACTATTGATGAGTTTGTTGCCCGTTTATGTTGTGTTCGGTTTCTTTTTGTCAGACCATTATTATGGTATTGCGGCGGCTTTTTCTGGTAAAGGTTTGTTAGACGGTGCTTTAGATTTTTATAATAAAGCCATTGTTGCCAATCCTTTAGTCCCCAGTTATCGGCAGTATCGGGCGTATATTTTGCGCCAAACGATGGATTTAAGCAAAACTTTTTCTCCTCTCAAAGGTGATAAAAAAGAACCTTCTAACGATTATGACCGCGCTTTAAAGGACTTAAAATATGTAGAAAAACACGTCCCCAATCATGCAATGTTGCATCAGGCTTTTGGGGAGTTTTATTATACCTATGCTGTGTACTTTAGTAAACTTTCACAAACGGCGCGGTTGGGTTTTGAGCAAGCGGACTATCATCAAAAAGCGGTAGAAAATATGGAACAGGCCAAAAAAAGTTTTCAACACTCCTTACTCTTAGACCCCGTTAACGAAGCTACTTATGTATATTTAACCAGCATTGCCTTAATGGAACATCAGCCGGCTCAAGCGCAAGCATGGATAGATGCCTATCGTCGAGGACCTAAAGAAGTGACGGAGCCTGCATTTTTAGACAGTCATAAACGCTCCGGTAAATTGGACCAATTACAGATGCGTTTGTGGCAACCGCCGTTTAATTACTTCCCGGATAAAAAATAG
- a CDS encoding SPFH/Band 7/PHB domain protein → MDLYTTFLVMIVFFAIVLIAKGIRVVDQAQVVIIERFGKYHRVLKPGINWIIPIMDKPHIMEWRENHEYIDGAGRTHMIPRKEARTVIDMRETVYDFPRQSVITKDNATIEISAVLYFQITDPVKAAYEVESLPVAIEKLTQTTLRNIFGELDLDQTYTAREKINSKLLVTLDNAANKWGVKVNRVELQDIIPPTAIREAMEKQMKAERDRRATVTEAEGLKTSQILKAEAIREAEIKKAEGMKQAAILEAEGIAEAKIKVASAEAESIKILAAGVGDRANPANYQVSLKYIEALSKMTEGKDNKVIYMPYEASNVLGAVAAIKDLTGGAPQK, encoded by the coding sequence ATGGACTTGTATACCACATTTCTGGTAATGATCGTATTTTTTGCAATCGTACTCATTGCAAAAGGTATTCGCGTCGTTGATCAAGCGCAAGTAGTCATCATCGAGCGATTTGGTAAATATCATAGGGTTCTAAAACCGGGCATCAACTGGATTATCCCCATTATGGATAAACCCCACATCATGGAATGGCGCGAAAACCATGAATATATCGACGGCGCCGGCCGCACGCACATGATTCCGCGCAAAGAAGCACGTACGGTGATCGATATGCGCGAAACGGTGTATGACTTTCCACGCCAAAGCGTTATCACCAAAGATAATGCTACCATTGAAATCAGCGCTGTTTTGTATTTCCAGATCACCGATCCCGTTAAAGCCGCCTACGAAGTGGAATCTTTGCCGGTAGCTATTGAAAAATTAACCCAAACCACCTTGCGCAATATTTTTGGTGAGTTGGATTTGGACCAAACTTATACCGCACGCGAAAAAATTAATAGCAAACTTTTAGTGACTTTGGATAATGCCGCCAACAAATGGGGTGTAAAAGTAAACCGCGTAGAATTGCAAGACATTATCCCCCCCACCGCTATTCGCGAAGCAATGGAAAAACAAATGAAGGCTGAGCGCGACCGCCGGGCCACCGTCACGGAAGCGGAAGGGTTGAAAACTTCTCAAATTTTAAAAGCCGAAGCTATTCGCGAAGCCGAAATCAAAAAAGCTGAAGGTATGAAACAGGCCGCTATTTTGGAAGCGGAAGGTATTGCCGAAGCCAAGATAAAAGTAGCCAGTGCTGAAGCCGAATCTATTAAAATTTTGGCAGCAGGTGTGGGAGACAGAGCCAACCCAGCCAATTATCAGGTTTCTTTAAAATATATTGAAGCCTTATCCAAAATGACCGAAGGTAAAGATAATAAAGTTATTTATATGCCTTACGAAGCCAGCAATGTCTTAGGAGCGGTAGCTGCTATTAAAGACTTGACCGGCGGAGCACCGCAAAAATAA
- a CDS encoding prepilin-type N-terminal cleavage/methylation domain-containing protein, whose product MKKGFTLIELLVVVLIIGILSAVALPQYTTSVEKARATEAVTLLGNIRHAAERFRLQTNAWPTSFDDLDLEVPDESADAGAQTKNFSITMQSLDSGDFLITAERATGGNAYKLYTAVDTSGEAVRCCGSTAPSSASACGTAASGEILKMCKAITGGHDSDGKW is encoded by the coding sequence ATGAAGAAAGGTTTTACTTTAATTGAATTGTTGGTAGTGGTACTCATTATCGGCATTTTATCGGCGGTGGCATTGCCTCAATACACTACTTCCGTAGAAAAAGCCCGCGCTACTGAAGCAGTGACCCTGTTGGGCAATATTCGTCATGCGGCGGAGCGGTTTCGTTTACAAACCAACGCATGGCCTACTTCTTTTGACGATTTAGACCTCGAGGTTCCCGATGAATCGGCTGATGCCGGTGCCCAAACCAAAAACTTTAGCATCACCATGCAATCTTTAGACAGCGGGGATTTCTTGATTACGGCGGAAAGAGCTACCGGCGGTAATGCCTACAAATTATATACAGCCGTCGATACCAGCGGAGAGGCTGTTCGTTGTTGTGGAAGTACGGCTCCGTCCTCTGCCAGCGCCTGCGGAACAGCCGCCAGCGGTGAAATTTTGAAGATGTGCAAAGCCATCACCGGCGGACATGACTCTGACGGAAAATGGTAA
- a CDS encoding terminase family protein codes for MPRQRMVEEIVIPYKPRYPQTLIHEQLETHRFNVLVTHRQMGKTVCAINHLLKSALKNKRTAGRYFYISPFLKQTKLIAWDYMKRYTMPLPQVKLCETELSVLLPNGSKIWLLGADNPDALRGTYADGVVLDEYAQIKPDVFDEIIRPMLLSRQGWVLFTGTPKGQNQFYDLYQHAQKAMISMPQQWWCGVFPADKTGVIDADELAHIKAHTPQHLFRQEYLCDFTADADDVLINVSEVLAAEQRHYSSAQLRYAPKIIGVDPARFGADRSVIFRRQGMQGFPPEIFSKTDHMTLASRVAATIDSFRPDAVFIDSGCGGGVIDRLRQLGFEVCEINFGSAPIKVGQYANKRAEMWGEMAQWLHDGGALPVSAQLRADLCGVRYSFDSSGKMKLESKEDLKARCGRSPDLADALALTFAMPVLKKKGESSSFAKTEYNVI; via the coding sequence ATGCCTCGTCAAAGAATGGTAGAAGAGATTGTTATTCCTTACAAGCCGCGTTATCCTCAGACGCTGATTCATGAGCAGTTGGAAACTCACCGCTTTAATGTTTTGGTGACGCATCGGCAAATGGGCAAGACGGTTTGCGCCATTAATCATTTACTAAAAAGTGCTTTGAAAAATAAACGCACCGCTGGACGTTATTTTTATATTTCTCCTTTTTTAAAACAAACCAAACTCATTGCTTGGGATTATATGAAGCGTTATACTATGCCTTTGCCGCAGGTTAAACTGTGCGAAACAGAACTAAGTGTTTTATTGCCGAACGGGTCTAAAATTTGGCTGTTGGGGGCCGATAATCCAGACGCTTTGCGCGGTACATATGCCGACGGAGTAGTGCTGGACGAATATGCCCAAATTAAGCCAGATGTATTTGATGAGATTATCCGCCCAATGCTTCTTTCTCGTCAAGGATGGGTTCTGTTTACCGGAACACCAAAGGGACAAAATCAATTTTATGATTTGTATCAACACGCCCAGAAAGCCATGATTTCTATGCCGCAACAATGGTGGTGCGGTGTTTTTCCGGCGGATAAAACAGGAGTGATTGACGCAGACGAATTGGCTCATATCAAAGCGCATACGCCGCAGCATTTATTTCGCCAAGAATATTTGTGTGATTTTACGGCCGATGCCGATGATGTGCTGATTAATGTAAGTGAGGTGTTGGCTGCAGAACAGAGACATTATTCTTCGGCTCAATTACGTTATGCGCCTAAAATTATCGGGGTTGATCCGGCCCGTTTTGGAGCGGACAGAAGTGTAATTTTTAGACGTCAGGGAATGCAAGGTTTCCCACCGGAAATATTTTCCAAAACAGACCACATGACGCTTGCTTCACGCGTAGCAGCTACGATAGATTCTTTTCGTCCGGATGCAGTATTTATAGATAGCGGTTGTGGCGGGGGGGTGATAGACCGCTTGAGACAACTTGGTTTTGAAGTTTGTGAAATAAACTTCGGTTCTGCTCCGATAAAAGTGGGACAATATGCCAATAAACGAGCTGAAATGTGGGGGGAAATGGCACAGTGGTTGCACGACGGAGGGGCCTTGCCGGTATCGGCACAACTTAGGGCGGATTTGTGCGGGGTGCGTTATAGTTTTGATTCTTCCGGCAAAATGAAATTGGAAAGTAAGGAAGATTTAAAAGCACGTTGTGGCCGAAGTCCGGACTTGGCAGATGCCCTGGCGCTCACTTTTGCCATGCCTGTTTTGAAGAAAAAAGGTGAAAGTTCAAGTTTTGCCAAAACAGAATATAATGTGATTTAA